The proteins below are encoded in one region of Penicillium psychrofluorescens genome assembly, chromosome: 4:
- a CDS encoding uncharacterized protein (ID:PFLUO_006440-T1.cds;~source:funannotate) — protein sequence MGFHDSHFGRLNTVDDLIRRLTDEGGRDAPPIIAFPTSGRTGSNDEYEFFRARDLDGLAEGVAAAYLQCQLQPVWHDRNEVRVVAILGKSTLEYFVSLLGLSRLGYAVLLLSPRLATEAAVSLLDRTNCSTLVYMRDFEAAAERIQKHRAVQALRTPERDVFDTGLTTGIDWENEKIAGAADRTAFIMHSSGSTGLNKPIFQTHRACLENFENGNSSRSFLTAPLYHTFGFATVFRTISKGGLLYMYDHNLPLASNYLLEALENVRPEAFFGVPYALKLLAETQDGIDALAQCGSVIVAGSSCPDELGDRLVTSGVHLIVTFGATECGQVATSRRPRGDTTWNYLRFYSNVKPYVYMKPVADQLHELVILDGLRSKVVSNSDHPPNSFHSRDLFSPHPTIPEAWKHVGRMDDRITLVNGEKVLPLPIEGRIRDHPLVTEAVVFGIQQDFPGLLVFKGPSAQNLTDAEFIDNIWPFVEDANSRAEEFSQISKQAILPVAAGVPYPQTDKGTIIRAKVYLAFEKDINDMYERIEQDTCGVETPDLPNLETELLAICREDMGLDIEDVNGDLFNAGMDSLKAVQLSATIRKRFYIESPERRKRLGADTIYRNMTIARVAKYIKDVQDLGDFADLDLMSELIVRYSNFSPTAPVMSPRTQLSIPDGRTVLLTGATGSLGCHILKTLLDSASTKRIICLVRVANSDSDPSSEVARNRILESLRRREIDVTLDAFSKVIALPGDLSHTNFGETLEKHQEILRSTTEIIHAAWPVDFNLTLESFNPQLSSLQQLLNLSLQVCAPPARVLFCSSISSALSSPAPATIPESLISQLQHAQPTGYGQSKLCAEHIINNAATQAGADTIVARIGQIVADTQAHIWSTSEAIPLMMASSRRVRTHYL from the exons ATGGGGTTTCACGACAGTCACTTCGGTCGCTTAAATACCGTCGATGATTTGATCAGGAGGCTTACTGACGAGGGAGGCCGAGATGCACCCCCCATCATTGCATTTCCGACTTCCGGCCGTACCGGATCGAACGATGAATATGAATTCTTCCGAGCGAGAGACCTCGACGGACTGGCGGAGGGGGTCGCCGCAGCCTATCTTCAATGTCAATTACAGCCAGTG TGGCACGATCGAAACGAAGTCAGGGTGGTTGCTATCCTGGGGAAATCAACCCTCGAATACTTCGTCTCCTTATTGGGACTGAGTAGGTTAGGCTATGCGGTGCTCCTGCTGTCCCCACGCCTCGCAACGGAGGCAGCTGTCTCCTTGCTGGACCGCACCAACTGCAGTACTCTCGTGTACATGCGAGATTTCGAGGCAGCTGCAGAACGCATCCAAAAGCACCGGGCCGTCCAGGCCCTTCGGACCCCGGAAAGGGATGTGTTCGATACCGGCTTGACGACTGGAATTGATTGGGAGAACGAAAAAATCGCCGGCGCTGCCGACCGCACAGCCTTCATCATGCATAGCTCGGGTTCAACAGGCTTGAACAAACCTATATTCCAAACGCATCGAGCATGTCTGGAGAATTTTGAGAATGGCAATAGTTCACGGTCTTTTCTCACTGCGCCACTGTATCACACGTTTGGTTTCGCCACGGTGTTTCGCACAATCTCCAAGGGAGGTCTTCTCTATATGTACGACCATAATCTGCCATTGGCGTCGAATTACCTCCTGGAGGCATTAGAAAATGTCCGCCCAGAGGCTTTCTTCGGAGTCCCCTATGCATTGAAGCTCCTTGCAGAGACGCAGGACGGCATTGACGCTTTAGCACAATGTGGCAGTGTGATTGTAGCAGGAAGCTCCTGCCCTGATGAACTGGGAGATCGACTGGTTACCAGCGGCGTCCATCTGATTGTTACGTTTGGCGCCACCGAATGTGGCCAAGTAGCGACGTCGAGACGCCCCAGAGGGGATACTACTTGGAACTACCTACGATTCTATTCCAACGTAAAGCCTTACGTTTACATGAAGCCCGTCGCCGATCAGCTTCACGAGCTAGTTATCTTGGACGGCCTCAGATCAAAAGTCGTATCTAATTCAGACCATCCACCGAATTCTTTCCATTCACGCGATCTCTTCTCTCCGCATCCTACAATCCCGGAAGCTTGGAAACATGTCGGTCGAATGGATGATCGAATCACCCTCGTGAACGGGGAGAAGGTGCTTCCTCTTCCTATTGAGGGCCGCATCAGAGATCATCCGTTGGTTACCGAAGCAGTTGTCTTTGGGATCCAGCAAGACTTTCCAGGATTGTTGGTTTTCAAGGGTCCTAGCGCCCAAAATCTGACAGATGCCGAATTCATCGACAACATTTGGCCCTTCGTGGAAGATGCAAATTCACGGGCCGAAGAGTTTTCCCAGATCAGCAAGCAAGCAATTCTCCCGGTCGCGGCTGGAGTACCATACCCACAGACTGACAAAGGGACCATAATTCGCGCTAAGGTCTATCTGGCCTTCGAAAAGGATATTAACGACATGTATGAGAGAATTGAGCAAGACACGTGTGGGGTCGAGACGCCAGATCTGCCCAATTTGGAGACAGAACTTCTCGCCATCTGCAGGGAAGACATGGGTCTGGATATTGAAGATGTCAATGGTGATTTGTTCAACGCTGGCATGGACAGCCTGAAAGCTGTTCAATTGTCGGCCACAATCCGGAAGCGATTCTACATAGAATCGCCGGAAAGGCGCAAGAGGCTCGGTGCTGACACGATATATCGCAATATGACAATAGCAAGGGTTGCCAAGTATATCAAAGATGTCCAAGATCTCGGTGACTTCGCGGATCTCGATTTGATGTCAGAGTTGATCGTCAGGTACTCGAACTTCAGCCCAACAGCCCCAGTCATGTCACCACGAACTCAACTTTCCATACCAGACGGCAGAACAGTCCTCCTCACTGGCGCCACAGGCTCATTAGGTTGTCACATTTTGAAGACTCTCCTTGATTCTGCATCGACCAAGAGAATCATCTGCTTAGTCCGCGTTGCGAACAGCGACTCTGATCCAAGCTCTGAGGTTGCAAGGAATCGCATTTTGGAATCCCTTCGTAGACGTGAAATCGATGTCACACTAGACGCGTTTTCAAAGGTAATCGCTCTACCTGGAGACCTCAGTCATACGAACTTCGGTGAAACACTGGAGAAACACCAGGAGATTCTGCGATCAACTACAGAAATTATCCATGCGGCCTGGCCCGTGGATTTCAACTTGACGCTGGAGAGCTTCAATCCCCAACTTTCGTCGCTTCAACAGCTTCTCAACCTCTCTCTTCAGGTCTGTGCACCGCCAGCAAGGGTGCTCTTCTGctcatccatctcgtccgCTCTTTCCTCGCCAGCTCCGGCGACTATCCCCGAATCCCTCATCAGCCAACTGCAACATGCACAACCAACCGGGTATGGCCAGTCTAAACTCTGTGCCGAacacatcatcaacaacgcaGCCACGCAAGCAGGAGCGGACACGATAGTCGCACGAATCGGGCAGATTGTCGCAGACACGCAAGCCCACATCTGGAGCACCAGCGAGGCAATCCCCCTCATG ATGGCTTCCAGTCGACGAGTGCGCACGCACTATTTGTGA
- a CDS encoding uncharacterized protein (ID:PFLUO_006439-T1.cds;~source:funannotate), producing the protein MSFLGLEGYHVFITGAAGGIGSEAAQEFLGQDCKVTAHDLRPITPPSPANPNFFAVQGDTSCETSIQECIAQAVSHFGPINILVANAGITDESAWRNIWEIPLDMWEKTYRINIQGTYLTIKHFLLAVSEAQTAANGAELENVAIVVTGSETGKFGQAGHTEYASGKAGLQYGLVRGVKNEIVRLNSKARINAVAPGWVGTPLIEGRLDDPKERWREAEATVPLRKIAQPGDVARAMAFLTSHRAAGHITGQVLSIDGGMEGRVVWGEEEVNNDSAPSTTIRTAHPSQPVNSINKMPPVVSTAPKCRAQVLLSVDFDAVSGFLGTGASPSNGLSDYSSGYFAAQVGVPRLLRLFQKHGIASSVTWFIPGHSMESFPEETKKIVDSGAEIGCHGYAHEGSSQMTETQEREVIEKCVLLATELTGQRPRGWRAPLYQLREHTVQVLENLGFLYDSSLTHHDSNAYFLRKAPAITPIDFTASVSASSWMYPLPAPEPATSKTLVELPCNWYMEDMTPMQFLPAVPNSHGFVSPVQIEDNWKARFEFLYNEALETGEGFLFPIVLHPDTSGMAHVIGMIDRTIQWLKAQGDHIEFVTYGKCAGEWKSRQDI; encoded by the exons ATGTCCTTCCTGGGATTAGAAGGATACCATGTCTTCATCACCGGGGCCGCAGGAGGCATTGGATCCGAGGCAGCACAAGAGTTTCTCG GACAAGACTGCAAAGTGACCGCCCACGACCTCCGACCGATTACCCCTCCGTCGCCAGCGAACCCCAACTTTTTCGCGGTGCAGGGCGACACCTCGTGCGAAACGTCGATCCAGGAATGCATCGCTCAGGCAGTCTCGCATTTCGGACCAATCAACATCCTCGTGGCCAATGCCGGAATCACCGATGAGTCCGCCTGGCGCAACATCTGGGAGATCCCTCTGGACATGTGGGAAAAGACCTACCGGATCAACATCCAGGGAACGTACCTCACAATCAAGCACTTTCTTCTCGCGGTCTCTGAGGCGCAAACCGCGGCCAATGGagccgagctggagaatgtggCTATTGTGGTGACGGGCTCGGAGACTGGCAAGTTCGGCCAGGCAGGACATACCGAATACGCATCGGGCAAGGCTGGCCTTCAGTATGGGCTCGTCCGCGGTGTGAAGAACGAGATTGTCCGACTAAACAGTAAGGCCCGGATCAACGCCGTCGCCCCGGGCTGGGTTGGCACGCCGTTGATCGAAGGCCGACTGGATGATCCCaaggagagatggagagaggCCGAGGCAACAGTGCCCCTGCGCAAAATCGCACAGCCAGGCGATGTTGCCCGCgccatggccttcttgacgagCCACCGAGCGGCCGGTCACATCACTGGACAAGTCCTGTCTATCGATGGCGGCATGGAAGGCCGTGTGGTATGGGGTGAGGAGGAAGTTAATAACGATAGCGCCCCATCCACGACGATCCGAACTGctcatccttctcagcctGTTAACTCGATCAACAAGATGCCGCCAGTGGTTTCTACCGCCCCGAAATGCCGCGCCCAGGTCCTTCTGTCCGTCGACTTTGATGCGGTATCTGGCTTTCTCGGCACCGGAGCATCGCCCAGCAACGGTCTTTCCGACTACAGCAGCGGTTACTTTGCCGCCCAAGTTGGCGTCCCTCGTCTACTGCGGCTCTTCCAGAAGCATGGCATTGCCTCGTCAGTGACGTGGTTCATTCCAGGCCACTCTATGGAGTCGTTCCCCGAGGAGACTAAAAAAATCGTCGACTCAGGTGCCGAGATTGGCTGTCATGGATACGCCCATGAGGGCAGTTCGCAGATGACCGAGACGCAGGAACGGGAGGTCATCGAAAAGTGCGTCCTCCTGGCAACAGAGTTGACAGGCCAGAGACCGCGCGGATGGAGGGCACCGCTATATCAATTGAGGGAACACACCGTTCAAGTTCTCGAGAACTTGGGATTCTTATATG ACTCTTCTCTCACCCATCACGACTCCAATGCCTACTTCCTCCGCAAAGCGCCGGCAATCACCCCAATCGACTTCACAGCCAGCGTTTCTGCATCGTCCTGGATGTATCCCTTGCCAGCTCCGGAACCGGCAACGTCCAAGACCCTCGTCGAGCTTCCTTGTAACTGGTACATGGAAGACATGACGCCAATGCAATTCTTGCCCGCCGTGCCAAACTCTCATGGCTTTGTCAGTCCCGTCCAGATTGAGGATAACTGGAAAGCCAGGTTCGAGTTTCTGTACAATGAAGCGCTGGAGACTGGCGAGGGCTTCCTATTCCCCATTGTCCTGCATCCGGACACCAGTGGGATGGCACATGTTATTGGCATGATTGATCGAACGATTCAGTGGCTGAAAGCACAGGGTGACCACATTGAATTCGTGACTTATGGAAAATGCGCTGGGGAGTGGAAGAGCCGACAGGATATCTGA
- a CDS encoding uncharacterized protein (ID:PFLUO_006438-T1.cds;~source:funannotate), with protein sequence MTKTITKVALAGASGSLGSHTLAALLSQGFKVTVLSRTPREFPVDVTVRVVDFDSTESLSAAIEDQDAVVDNTSTNEVETPLRLIDAAVASGVYRFITSDYGLDPDLPGVHEMPVFARKRESYRAVKEKAERSGMTFTLIACGAFLDWCLSTGFAGIQLKTKSATMFDSGENVIPWTTLEDAGKATAGALLRAEETLNRPVYIHSAFLSQAQLLQIARDALGKGDWNLTSQEMKPLLDQSMEDLRAGNITPMTFGVQIQYCIANKSLAHPWERDDNELVGVEEKTTEEIQALVRRLATV encoded by the exons atgacgaagacgatcaCCAAAGTAGCCCTTGCAGGG GCATCTGGCAGCCTAGGTTCTCACACACTTGCGGCGCTTCTCAGTCAAGGATTCAAAGTTACTGTGTTGAGTCGTACACCTAGGGAATTTCCGGTCGATGTTACGGTTAGAGTCGTCGACTTTGACTCAACCGAATCGTTATCGGCAGCCATCGAAGACCAAGACGCGGTTGTTGATAACACTTCCACAAATGAGGTTGAGACACCGCTACGTCTAATAGATGCTGCAGTTGCCAGTGGCGTCTATCGCTT TATTACAAGTGATTACGGCCTCGACCCAGATCTCCCGGGGGTTCATGAAATGCCAGTGTTTGCGCGCAAACGCGAGTCTTACCGTGCTGTAAAGGAGAAAGCAGAGAGATCGGGCATGACCTTCACCCTGATCGCCTGTGGGGCTTTTCTCGACTGGTGTCTTTCAACTGGATTTGCTGGTATCCAGCTGAAAACAAAGTCAGCCACAATGTTCGATAGCGGGGAGAATGTGATTCCGTGGACAACCCTCGAAGACGCTGGTAAGGCGACTGCTGGTGCTCTTCTCCGAGCCGAGGAAACTCTCAATAGGCCGGTGTACATTCACAGTGCGTTCTTGTCTCAGGCTCAGCTTTTGCAAATTGCGAGAGATGCTTTGGGCAAAGGGGATTGGAACTTAACATCCCAGGAGATGAAACCTCTGTTGGACCAATCGATGGAAGACCTGCGTGCAGGAAATATTACCCCGATGACTTTTGGCGTGCAAATTCAATATTGTATTGCCAACAAATCACTTGCACACCCCTGGGAACGGGACGATAATGAGCTGGTTGGAGTTGAAGAGAAGACAACTGAAGAAATACAGGCCTTGGTCCGTCGGCTTGCTACTGTGTGA
- a CDS encoding uncharacterized protein (ID:PFLUO_006441-T1.cds;~source:funannotate), whose amino-acid sequence MPLVWRLQISRSKKISISGVFLLGGFVCAIALYRISTLPLINDNDITYSNTYAGLWTSIEGSVGVVVACLPSLMPIWQRIRGRTVGYAQYSSQFTQYGNGSKSYRSMGGGGLKNGRDELDVLSSGTWPERSQSQERIIRTVVAPGEEVNSIPSDERSDISRNAIGVVTEVHQQIELTDLKTQEHK is encoded by the coding sequence ATGCCACTTGTGTGGCGGCTGCAGATCTCACGGAGCAAAAAAATCTCCATCTCTGGAGTGTTTCTGCTGGGTGGATTTGTCTGCGCAATTGCGCTCTATCGCATTAGCACCCTGCCACTGATCAATGACAACGACATCACCTATTCCAACACATACGCCGGGTTATGGACGTCAATCGAGGGAAGTGTGGGTGTAGTTGTCGCATGTCTACCCAGTCTGATGCCTATCTGGCAGCGGATACGGGGGAGAACCGTTGGCTACGCACAATATTCGAGCCAATTTACCCAGTACGGGAACGGAAGCAAGAGTTACCGATCcatgggcggcggtggattAAAGAACGGACGGGATGAGCTCGATGTGCTGTCTAGTGGGACCTGGCCGGAACGGAGCCAGTCGCAGGAGAGGATAATTCGTACGGTGGTGGCGCCTGGCGAGGAAGTAAACAGCATCCCTAGCGACGAGCGGAGCGACATATCTCGGAATGCGATCGGAGTGGTCACCGAAGTTCACCAACAGATCGAACTCACAGATCTCAAAACTCAGGAGCATAAATGA
- a CDS encoding uncharacterized protein (ID:PFLUO_006436-T1.cds;~source:funannotate), with amino-acid sequence MSRPITSKAINMIKDMEKNSEHEEDASVAPNLKMRDGIILMPQPSNDPNDPLNWSWFRKHAAMFTISYLALVCYVAVTTLVTGTVPLAESLHVSKSTAVYLGNTPVALYGVAPWLWSPLSHFIGRRSVLLICNVIAMVGAIVVATSKTYAACIVGRVILGAGGSAFWTLGPASIGDMVFFLPETIYIREARPDSASTTTQDQSFVTTPGESTLWARYGIHIPKRREEKQHSFFFIATRPFVLFKFPAVILSAFWFGIAYMMHVGITAEIPLVFEEQYNFSVLDVGLTGFSGLIGALIGEAYAGPSLDYIAKHKMKHGREWRPEYRLQAVWPSLVAVPAGLIMFGTSLQFGHAWITPLVGQAIYIFGIEVGTTVIQTYILECYPRQGAEANLVFNLIRNIFSYTGPFFVQPMIARLGITSPFALFAALTVFFFPFTMGVLMWRGKEIRDKGGDPGWSRD; translated from the exons ATGAGTCGACCCATCACTTCTAAAG CTATCAACATGATTAAAGATATGGAGAAGAACTCGGAGCATGAGGAGGACGCTTCCGTGGCGCCCAACCTCAAGATGCGCGACGGCATCATCCTGATGCCGCAGCCGTCCAATGACCCTAACGACCCGCTAAACTGGTCATGGTTCCGCAAGCATGCTGCCATGTTCACCATTTCGTACCTGGCACTCGTCTGCTACGTCGCCGTGACCACCTTAGTTACGGGGACTGTGCCCCTGGCCGAGTCACTGCACGTATCCAAGTCGACAGCTGTTTACCTGGGCAATACGCCCGTTGCCCTGTATGGCGTGGCTCCCTGGCTCTGGAGCCCGCTCAGTCATTTTATAGGGCGCCGGTCTGTGCTGCTCATATGCAACGTTATCGCCATGGTTGGGGCTATTGTCGTTGCGACATCCAAGACGTACGCGGCTTGCATCGTCGGCCGGGTCATTCTCGGGGCTGGTGGTTCGGCATTCTGGACACTGGGGCCCGCGAGTATCGGAGATATG GTATTCTTTCTCCCAGAAACGATCTATATTCGCGAAGCACGTCCAGATTCTGCTTCCACGACCACCCAGGACCAGTCATTTGTGACCACACCAGGCGAATCGACACTCTGGGCCCGATACGGCATCCATATCCCCAAGCGCCGGGAGGAGAAGCAGCATAGCTTCTTTTTCATTGCCACGCGTCCTTTTGTGCTCTTCAAGTTCCCAGCGGTAATACTCTCGGCGTTCTGGTTCGGTATAGCCTACATGATGCATGTGGGTATCACCGCCGAGATCCCACTCGTATTTGAGGAGCAGTATAACTTCTCCGTGCTCGATGTCGGTCTGACTGGATTCTCTGGCTTGATTGGTGCGTTAATCGGTGAGGCTTATGCTGGACCCTCACTCGATTACATTGCGAAGCATAAGATGAAGCATGGTCGGGAATGGCGACCTGAGTACCGTCTCCAAGCCGTCTGGCCATCACTGGTCGCAGTACCAGCCGGCCTAATCATGTTTGGCACATCGCTCCAATTCGGACATGCCTGGATCACGCCTCTGGTTGGCCAAGCGATCTACATATTCGGCATTGAGGTTGGCACAACGGTGAT TCAAACTTATATCCTGGAATGCTACCCTCGCCAGGGCGCAGAGGCGAATTTGGTCTTCAATCTGATTCGCAACATTTTCTCCTATACGGGTCCGTTCTTTGTACAGCCGATGATCGCCCGGCTCGGAATTACCTCTCCATTTGCTCTTTTCGCTGCTTTgaccgtcttcttcttcccttttaCTATGGGTGTTCTGATGTGGCGAGGCAAAGAGATCCGGGACAAGGGTGGTGACCCTGGATGGAGTAGAGACTGA
- a CDS encoding uncharacterized protein (ID:PFLUO_006442-T1.cds;~source:funannotate), which produces MSLKPITLWGHTTGPNPWKVAMIMEELNVPYELKLVDFADMKKAPFEAINPNGRVPAIEDPNTGISIWESGAIIEYLVETYDKQHNISFAAGSKEYYETKQWMYYQMSGQGPYFGQAVWFTRFHADKVPSAIERYVNEIRRVSGVLNGVLENKEYLVGGKYSFADAAFVPWFGVLPLWADKINLETEFPHVNAWLNRIKARPAIAKVLDDKAKAMAAEK; this is translated from the coding sequence ATGTCTCTCAAACCCATCACACTCTGGGGCCACACCACCGGGCCCAATCCCTGGAAGGTCGCGATGATCATGGAAGAGCTCAACGTTCCCTATGAGCTCAAGCTCGTCGATTTCGCCGACATGAAGAAAGCACCCTTCGAGGCCATCAACCCCAATGGACGCGTTCCAGCCATCGAGGACCCCAACACGGGCATCTCCATCTGGGAATCAGGCGCCATCATCGAGTACCTCGTGGAAACATACGACAAGCAACACAACATCAGCTTCGCTGCAGGCTCAAAGGAGTACTACGAAACCAAGCAGTGGATGTACTACCAAATGTCCGGCCAGGGACCATACTTTGGGCAGGCTGTGTGGTTCACGCGCTTCCACGCCGACAAAGTCCCCAGTGCGATCGAGCGCTATGTCAATGAGATCCGTCGTGTTTCGGGCGTGCTCAATGGCGTTCTCGAAAACAAGGAGTACCTCGTCGGCGGCAAGTACAGCTTTGCCGACGCCGCGTTTGTGCCGTGGTTCGGGGTGTTGCCGCTCTGGGCGGACAAGATCAACCTGGAGACGGAGTTCCCGCATGTCAATGCCTGGTTGAACCGTATCAAGGCTCGGCCAGCTATTGCCAAGGTCTTAGATGATaaggccaaggccatggcTGCGGAAAAATAA
- a CDS encoding uncharacterized protein (ID:PFLUO_006437-T1.cds;~source:funannotate) yields MSSLSVPEASLAAIQDQNTKIISVAKRPTPVPVGTQVLVRLHYSGVCATDLHLARGNIPYLQPKVSVGGHEGTGVIASLGPQVDTGEWRIGDPVAVRWVHIVCGKCEVCTTGYENLCASRKLAGKDIEGTFAEYAIADSSYMVRLPAGVSDADAAPILCAGVTVYKALKIANLRKGSWVAVSGAGGGLGHLAIQYARAMGLKVVALDARKRDLCLSLGAEVYIDVLETKDCVSDVIEATAGGAHGALICASSAQAYADAIKFLRRAGTLVCIGLPAKSTSLPLGPEDFVGRGIKVMGTSTGDRQDTLEALDFVANGQVKPQLIEKRLTDIEGILKEIEDGTALGKAVVKIA; encoded by the coding sequence ATGAGCTCACTCTCTGTGCCGGAGGCGTCCCTCGCGGCGATCCAAGACCAGAACACAAAGATCATCTCTGTTGCCAAACGCCCAACACCAGTTCCTGTCGGTACCCAAGTGCTCGTCAGATTACACTACTCAGGGGTCTGCGCAACAGACCTTCACCTGGCCCGCGGCAACATTCCCTACCTACAGCCTAAGGTCTCCGTAGGTGGTCATGAGGGCACAGGGGTAATCGCCAGCCTCGGCCCTCAGGTAGACACCGGGGAATGGCGTATTGGAGACCCGGTAGCGGTGCGGTGGGTGCATATTGTTTGCGGGAAGTGTGAAGTCTGCACGACTGGCTATGAGAATCTGTGTGCAAGTCGCAAACTAGCGGGCAAGGACATTGAGGGCACCTTTGCCGAGTACGCCATTGCAGACAGCTCATATATGGTCCGTCTCCCGGCTGGGGTGAGCGACGCTGACGCCGCACCGATCCTATGCGCCGGTGTCACAGTTTACAAGGCACTGAAAATCGCCAACCTACGCAAGGGCTCGTGGGTTGCTGTGtctggcgctggtggtggcttgGGTCATCTAGCCATCCAATACGCACGCGCCATGGGGCTCAAAGTCGTGGCCCTGGACGCTAGGAAAAGGGATCTCTGCCTGAGTCTGGGTGCGGAGGTTTATATCGACGTATTAGAGACAAAGGACTGCGTGTCCGATGTCATTGAGGCCACGGCTGGCGGCGCTCATGGTGCACTCATCTGCGCCTCGTCTGCTCAGGCTTATGCCGATGCCATCAAATTTCTGAGGCGGGCTGGTACCCTCGTTTGTATCGGCTTGCCCGCGAAGTCTACATCGCTCCCCTTGGGACCTGAGGACTTCGTCGGCAGAGGTATCAAGGTTATGGGTACATCTACTGGAGATCGGCAGGACACACTCGAGGCCCTTGATTTTGTAGCCAATGGCCAAGTGAAGCCGCAGCTAATTGAAAAGAGATTGACGGATATTGAGGGCATCTTGAAGGAAATTGAGGATGGAACTGCGTTGGGCAAAGCTGTCGTCAAGATAGCCTGA
- a CDS encoding uncharacterized protein (ID:PFLUO_006443-T1.cds;~source:funannotate), translated as MSFSSLRQSVNNSELSTIMRPRSSKSSSRRSSSSKRTLDKDATSTHSTVSAATTLQGNEVHSSKKKWFSLHTSSKSNKDKVYAKNATHNEAAANYFSLR; from the coding sequence ATGTCCTTCTCCAGCCTCAGACAATCCGTCAACAACTCCGAGCTGAGCACCATCATGAGGCCTCGCTCGTCCAAGAGCTCCTCCCGTAGGagctcttcctcgaagagGACATTGGATAAAGACGCGACCTCTACGCATTCCACGGTCTCTGCCGCGACAACACTCCAGGGCAACGAGGTCCATTCCTCCAAAAAGAAGTGGTTCTCCTTGCACACTTCCTCCAAATCAAACAAGGACAAGGTCTATGCCAAGAACGCGACGCACAACGAGGCTGCTGCAAACTACTTTAGCTTGCGCTAG